TCGAGACGACGGAGAAGTTTCGACGTTTCTCTTGGAAGCCGACGAATCACTCGGGTTCGACGCAGCCGAGGCACACCGACAGAGCGCCGAGTTCTACTTGCGGACGCAGTTACCTGACGGCCGGTGGCCCCACCGAGTATGGCCGATGAACGGCCGGCTCGCGCCGGGTTGGGCGAACGGCCACATCGAGGGCACGGAAACGCAGTATCAAGCCGACCAGACTGCGAGCGTCCTCGTTTTCCTCGCCGAGTACCTCTCGGCACACCGACAGTCGCTCCGAAACGTCACCGTCGAGGCCATCGAGAGCGCATTACAGTCGGGAGTCGATGGGCTCGACAGCTCGCTGGAAGACGATTGCTTTCCGACGGTATGCGAAAACGCGTGGGAGAATACGAATGGCCGTTTCACGCACACCGCCGCGAAGTTCGTTCAGGCCTACAGTACGATTGCGGCCGTCACGTGCGATGCAACTACCAGAGAGCGTGCAGCTACGCGGGCAACGCAGGTCTTCGACGCACTCGATATGGCGTGGGTCCCCGACGAGGGTATCTACGCGCTCCGATTAGACGACGGGGACGGTGACTTGGACGACCGAGTCGACAGCACTACCTTCTCACTCGTCGACGCCTATCTCGCCTATCGGGACATCGAGGACATCGGCGACACGCGATTGCGGCGGCTCGAACGCCATCTCCACACCGCGTTCTCCAGGCTCTGGAAAGAGACCGACGACATCTCCGGACTCACGCGATTCGAGGACGATACGTGGCGGCGGCGGGGGCAGGGAAGCGAGAAGGTTTGGACCGTCTCGACTGGCTGGGGTGCGTACGCGGCCGAGAAGTCGATTCGACTCTTCTCGTCGACCGACGAATACGACCCCGAGAAGTGGGCGGACCGGTTGTTCGACGAGATTGACCTTGATGGCAGTCTGTGCCTTCCATCGGGGTATCTCCCAGAGCAGTTCTTCGACACCGGCGCGCCGGACAGCGCGACGCCGTTGGGTTGGTCCCACGCTATTCGATTAGCCACGCACGCGTCCCGTGTCACCCGAGGTACTTGCACCGAGTAGGGTTGTTACATTCAAACAGCGGAGTCCGAGGCGGTCATGCGTCGGACAACTCCCTACCTGTACTCTCATCTTTACTAAGATTTATCCCCCGCGTTGGCCGAACACTTGGGTATGGTTGAAGACGAGGTGGTGGACAGCCTCATGAGAATTGGGCTCTCGGACAAGGAGTCGCGAGCATACGTGACGATACTCCGTAACGGGGCGACGACAATCCGAGTCGTCTCTGAAGAGGCTGACATCTCTAAGAGTTACGCGTACGATATCGTCGGAAAACTCGAAGAGCGCAACCTCATCGAAATCGACGATCACGTCCAACCGACGCAGTTGCGAGCGATTCCGCCCGCAGAGGGCATTGACAACCTCGTGTCCCAACTACAGACCGTCGAGTCCCAGTTAGAGGATCTGTTTGACTCCGAGAGCTACGAACAGCAGAAGTTCAGTATCATCAAATCTCGACGGACGATACTCGCTCAGCTCAACAAGCTGATCGACGCCGCTGAATCGGAACTCGTTCTCGCACTTCCCGCATCGGTGCTTCCTCGGGTCGAAGACTCGCTCAGAGAGGCGCGGAGTCGGGGAGTATTTTGTATGCTTCTCGTCACGGAGTATGACGGCACGAGTTCGATCGACGATGCGACCGCGAGTATCATTCAGACGTGGAGCGCCCCGGCACCGGTGACGCTTACTGTTGACCGGAGTGACGGTATCATCGCCTCGGCAGATGCGATACTGAATTCGAACTCCGATGAATATGCCATCTACCACGCTGAGGAGCACATCGTCTCTTCGTTGTTCGACTCGTTTATCGCGAACTACTGGCCGATGGGCGAGCAGGTGCATGTCGGGTCAAAAAGTCAACTGCCGGCGACGTTCACGAGTTTCCGCCACGCGGTGTTCGATGCGACGCTACATCTGATGGACGGAGCTGTCGTCACGGCCGAGATGGATATCCGTCCCACCCAGAGTAACGCGGCGTTCGAGACGACGACTGGGACGATCGTGGCGGTGAAACAGAGCCTCGTTCGGCCCTTCTCGAACGACTTCCCGACCCAGGAGTCGTTCGTCGTTGAGACACCTGACGACACGTTTACCGTCGGCGGCTCGAAGGCGTTTTTGGAGGATTTCGAGGCCCGGCGCGTCGTCTTTCGTTCGGTCAGCGACGCAAAACAGGGCTAGATTCCTGCTCTTTCTCACCGACTAGTCGGAATGGACGGCCCCGCGTGGGACTCCTCTACGTTCCTCTCGGTTGGGTTGACCCGACCGCCTTCGATGTCACTCGATTAGCGGAACGTCCATTTTGTTCATCCGCGAACGGGGTGCGGACACGTTGATAATCAAACTCAGTACATCACAAAGCCTGTTAGTTGAGACGTCTGCTTGCTGAAGATGTGTCCAAGCAACCACAGCAAGCAGACGATGAAATCCACGAGGACCAGCTCCTTAACTTCCTCGTCAACTCTCTTGACGAGGAAGTTGCTCTCTCACTCGCTGAAAACGCTGAACTCGATGCTGAAGACATCTACGAGGTCCTCGTCGGCGCCTGCGCCGACGGGACCTCGGTCTCAACGCTCTGTGAGAGAAGCGAAGATGCACCACACGAAAATTCGGTTCTCTACCATCTCCGCACCAAATTTGACCTTGAGACGCTCGAACAGGTTGGAAACACGCTCCTCCAGAAGGACATTCTCAACGTCCTTCCCCAGCAGGTGGAGGTCTGCGCAGACCTCCACCTGCGGCCCTACTACGGCGACGAAGACGATACAGACGGCCTGTATCACTCACAAGCGAAGCGTGGAACCACCGCGTTCCACGCGTACGCGACACTGTACGCACGCGTGAAGAACAAACGCTACACGCTGGCGGTGCGCCGTCTCGAAGACGGCGACACCGCCAGCAGTGTCCTCGCAGAGTTCCTCGGTATTCTCGACGGCCTTGACCTCGGTGTCAAGGCCGTCTATCTTGACCGCGAATTCTACGACAGCAAGTGTTTGACGCTGCTTCAGGCGCACAACCACGCGTACGTCATGCCGATCGTCCGCTGGGGACGGACGATCAAGCGAGAACTCTCAGAAGGATGGAGTCGCGTGATTCAGCACAGTCTGACAGCGAAACTCGACGGTCACAGCTGGACCGTCGAGTTTCCCGTCTACATCGACTGTACCTACCAAAACGGACGGTACGACGAACATGGGGTGGCGCGTCACGGCTACGCCGCTGACGCGCCGTTCATCGACTCACCACGGGACGCTCGATACCACTACGCGAAACGCTTCGGTATCGAGGCAAGCTATCGACTCTCCGAGCAAAGTATCGCGACGACCTCGACACAAAATCCGGTCGTACGGCTGCTGTACGTCGTGGTGAGCTTGCTGTTACAGAACGTGTGGCGGTATCTGCACTGGGAGTACGTGGCGACGCCCCGCCGAGGCGGGCGTCGCCTCTGGCAGTGGCCATTCAAGGAGTTCATCAACATGATCCGACGGGCAGCGTGGACGGCCCTCGCGACGCGTCGGGCCGTCCCCGCGAACCGGCCACCGGACGACCGGTTCCACCGGTAACTCCCGACCGGGCTAGCCAACGGTGGGAGTGGCGACGCTGTCGCGTCGGCGGCAGCCGCCGCCGACAGCGACAGCTCTCCGTCCGTTCGCCCAAGATTCTCTCGTCGAGACCGCCAGTGCAACCGCTCGGTCACAGAACTCAGGCTTCAGAAACAGCTAGCCGAGGACGCTTTGTGAAGTACTGATATTTGAAGAGTTGTGTTTATTCGATATTATTATATGATATTCCAGACAGTCTGTATCGCCTAATTATCGGACGTGAATCCGCATTTGGCAGTAGTATGATATTTGAGGGAATCAGGGGCCACGGCAGGACGGACAGAGAGGCGAACACTCGATGACGAGGGGGGTCGGGATAACGCGACAGCGGGTGAGTACAGTCGTGTTGGCGTTGGTAACGGTGATGTCGCTCGTCGCGTGGGTACCGGTCGGCGCGGCGCTGACGATATCTGACCCGCCGTCACCGACGGCGACGAACGAGTGAGCGCGTCGGCGAGCGCGAACCCGAAACCGTTCCGAGTCAGGACGAGAAGATAGTCCGAGAGAGAATCCGGCGTCAGCGCTTCTCGCTCGCGGCTTCGACCGACGCGAAGAAGCCGAAGTACGCGACGACGCCCGCACCCATACAGAGGTAGAACGCCCACTGCGGTCCGTCGAGAACGTCGAACAGGACCGAAACGACCGTCACCCACGCCAGGGCGAACAGCAGGTCGGTTAGCATCCCCGAGCGGTGTTCGCGCACGTGGGTGCGAATCGTCTCCGCGAGGCTCATCGACAGGGCACCTCGCCGGGAGTCGCGGGCGACGTAGTCGTCGTCGCGCGGGTGGTGGCCGTTCTCGCGTGGGTCGCGTCGTACATCGGTTACGCGTCCGCTTCCGCTTCCGTTTCCGCTTTCTTTTCGTGGACGTCGACGACAAGCACCGGGAGCCGCGTCCGCCGGAGGACGCGTTCGGTCACGCTCCCGAGGACGACCCGGGAGAGACCGGAGCGACCGTGCGAGCCCATCACGACGAGGTCGATGTCGTTGTCCTCGACGAACTTCCTGATGGCTCGCGCCGGTTCGCCCGGGACGACGTGTTCGCGGACGGCCAGTCCGTGTTCGGCGGCGGCGGCGGCGACGTAGCCCGTGGCCGCGTCGGCCGCGTCCTTCACTTCGGGCATGTCGTCGAGGTGGCCCTGCCGGATGCGGTCGACCTGCTCCGTTCCCAGCGAGTAGCTTGTGGCGTCGACGTCGACGACGTACAGCGCGTGGACCGTCGCGCCGTACTTCGAGGCGAGGTCGACCGCCTGTTCGACGGCGTACTCCGCCGCGTCGCTTCCGTCAGTCGGAACGAGGATGTGTTCGTACATTGGTTAATCGTCCGCGGGGGACTGGCCCCCGTCGGCGCTCATGACCACGTCTTCTGCGGACTGTTGCTGGCCCATCGGTTCGGGGCTGTGACACTGCCGGACCATCTTCTTGATTCGCTCGGGCGGTTCGTCAGTCGCCATCGAGACGGCGATGGTGACGACGAACACGAGCGGCGTGCCGACCAGCGCCGCGCCGATGGCCGGCACGAACTCGGCGAAGAGGTCGCTGAAGTGGAAGATGAGGTCGTTGACCACGGCGGCGACCCAGAGCGTGAGGCCGACGCTCATGCCCGCGAGCGCGCCCTGACGGTTGGTGTTCTCCCACCAGAGACCGAGGAAGAACATCGGAAACAGCACGATGGCCGCAAGGGAGAACGCGAGCGCGACCAGTTCGCCGACGAGCGCCGGCGGGTCGAACGCGGTTACCGTCACGATGATGCCGAGCGCGACGATGGTCGCGCGACCGACGAACACCTGCTGACGCTGGGTCGCGTCGGGGTTGATGATGTTCGTGTAGATGTCGTGAGAGACGGCGGACGAGGCGGTGATGAACAGCCCCGCCGTCGTGGCGATGGCGGCGGCGATGCCACCGGCGGCGACGAGGCCGACGAACCACGTCGGCAGGTTCGAAAGCTGCGCCGCGAGCACCACGATGAGGTCGCCCTCACCGCCGCTCATGCCGCCGTTGGCCGCGAACGTCGGGCCGTACTGGGAGGCGTCGTAGAGGTCAACGCCGAACGCCGCCAGCGCCGGGGCGCTCCAGTACAGGAGCAGGATGAAAAACAGCCCCCAGACGGTCGACTGCCGCGCCGTCTTCTCGTTTTCGACGGTGTAGAACCGCACCAACACGTGCGGGAGCCCGCAGGTGCCGAAGATGAGCGAGAACGCCGTGGCAATCCAGAGGTAGAACCCGGCGTTGGCGAACGGCTCGGAGAACTCGGTGGAGAGTTCGCCGATGAGTTGGCCGTATTCGATGTGCGGGAGGACCGTCGAGTAGCCGCCGGTGAAGCCGACGACGTAGACGGCCGTCAGGAACGCGATGATGAGGATGACGTACTGGACGGCCATGTTCTTCGTCGCGCCCATCATGCCGGAGATGGTCAGATAGCCCACCGTAATCGCCATCATCACGATGACCATCGTGACGTAGTCGGTCCCGAAGACGTACAACCCGACGAGGCCCATCCCGCGGGCCTGCCCGACCGAGTAGACGAACCCGATGAGGATGGTCGTCAGCGCGCCGATTGCCCGCGCCGTGTCGGAGTTGAATCGGTCGCCGACGAAGTCGGGTGCGGTGTACTTCCCGAACCGGCGCATCTGCGCGGCCAGGAAGATGAGCAGGACGAAGTAGCCGGCCGT
This genomic stretch from Haloferax volcanii DS2 harbors:
- a CDS encoding TrmB family transcriptional regulator, which codes for MVEDEVVDSLMRIGLSDKESRAYVTILRNGATTIRVVSEEADISKSYAYDIVGKLEERNLIEIDDHVQPTQLRAIPPAEGIDNLVSQLQTVESQLEDLFDSESYEQQKFSIIKSRRTILAQLNKLIDAAESELVLALPASVLPRVEDSLREARSRGVFCMLLVTEYDGTSSIDDATASIIQTWSAPAPVTLTVDRSDGIIASADAILNSNSDEYAIYHAEEHIVSSLFDSFIANYWPMGEQVHVGSKSQLPATFTSFRHAVFDATLHLMDGAVVTAEMDIRPTQSNAAFETTTGTIVAVKQSLVRPFSNDFPTQESFVVETPDDTFTVGGSKAFLEDFEARRVVFRSVSDAKQG
- a CDS encoding ISH3 family transposase; this translates as MSKQPQQADDEIHEDQLLNFLVNSLDEEVALSLAENAELDAEDIYEVLVGACADGTSVSTLCERSEDAPHENSVLYHLRTKFDLETLEQVGNTLLQKDILNVLPQQVEVCADLHLRPYYGDEDDTDGLYHSQAKRGTTAFHAYATLYARVKNKRYTLAVRRLEDGDTASSVLAEFLGILDGLDLGVKAVYLDREFYDSKCLTLLQAHNHAYVMPIVRWGRTIKRELSEGWSRVIQHSLTAKLDGHSWTVEFPVYIDCTYQNGRYDEHGVARHGYAADAPFIDSPRDARYHYAKRFGIEASYRLSEQSIATTSTQNPVVRLLYVVVSLLLQNVWRYLHWEYVATPRRGGRRLWQWPFKEFINMIRRAAWTALATRRAVPANRPPDDRFHR
- a CDS encoding glycoside hydrolase family 15 protein; translated protein: MGLRRSLDDYKQNEDATDVFPGERRTRRGRFSGSDQRLVHVSPAGSLRDYSYPLSGFGGIVSSRFGVRVGDAVEWFDALDTGSQTYRAGRSLVETTHRLDGFDVVQRDVTDGLAHTTAFELGDGAPEDIELAGFVEISPEGRDGRVGQLVHDDAVEVYHNREHDYLGTSTEFVECTPQVLERFDEILAAESRSFPEFGASEEYEESRLTGGVGVRVAFEDGEASLVTLLSDIETQSRSDALSAVATRTRRPNSDSASLLATARQAGQYPTVTDRLVATDLSVLELLSAPTGARIAGPDFDPFYQYSGGYGYTWFRDDGEVSTFLLEADESLGFDAAEAHRQSAEFYLRTQLPDGRWPHRVWPMNGRLAPGWANGHIEGTETQYQADQTASVLVFLAEYLSAHRQSLRNVTVEAIESALQSGVDGLDSSLEDDCFPTVCENAWENTNGRFTHTAAKFVQAYSTIAAVTCDATTRERAATRATQVFDALDMAWVPDEGIYALRLDDGDGDLDDRVDSTTFSLVDAYLAYRDIEDIGDTRLRRLERHLHTAFSRLWKETDDISGLTRFEDDTWRRRGQGSEKVWTVSTGWGAYAAEKSIRLFSSTDEYDPEKWADRLFDEIDLDGSLCLPSGYLPEQFFDTGAPDSATPLGWSHAIRLATHASRVTRGTCTE
- a CDS encoding VC_2705 family sodium/solute symporter, encoding MTASVFLQSGDLLPEALNISFKLVPAIMVVGMLALFLAIGYVFKVADTEGMWVAGRSIGNIENGMAIGANWMSAASYLGLAGLVALSGFYGLAFIIGWTAGYFVLLIFLAAQMRRFGKYTAPDFVGDRFNSDTARAIGALTTILIGFVYSVGQARGMGLVGLYVFGTDYVTMVIVMMAITVGYLTISGMMGATKNMAVQYVILIIAFLTAVYVVGFTGGYSTVLPHIEYGQLIGELSTEFSEPFANAGFYLWIATAFSLIFGTCGLPHVLVRFYTVENEKTARQSTVWGLFFILLLYWSAPALAAFGVDLYDASQYGPTFAANGGMSGGEGDLIVVLAAQLSNLPTWFVGLVAAGGIAAAIATTAGLFITASSAVSHDIYTNIINPDATQRQQVFVGRATIVALGIIVTVTAFDPPALVGELVALAFSLAAIVLFPMFFLGLWWENTNRQGALAGMSVGLTLWVAAVVNDLIFHFSDLFAEFVPAIGAALVGTPLVFVVTIAVSMATDEPPERIKKMVRQCHSPEPMGQQQSAEDVVMSADGGQSPADD
- a CDS encoding universal stress protein produces the protein MYEHILVPTDGSDAAEYAVEQAVDLASKYGATVHALYVVDVDATSYSLGTEQVDRIRQGHLDDMPEVKDAADAATGYVAAAAAEHGLAVREHVVPGEPARAIRKFVEDNDIDLVVMGSHGRSGLSRVVLGSVTERVLRRTRLPVLVVDVHEKKAETEAEADA